One window from the genome of Marinifilum sp. JC120 encodes:
- a CDS encoding YitT family protein, whose protein sequence is MAAYKGEYKLDTEFDAVINRFQKMSYTIPWNLFLLTLGGFIAAIAIKAIIIPNSFLPSGISGLGLLFYYIFPQLSSGLWIFLLNIPVFLIGWFFISKKFFFYSFYGLISLSFFIELVPWAIPFADKWLAVLAGGVVLGIGSGISLRSLGCSGGIGILLVLAREKLGIKPGQFSMGFNVVVLGVGTFWLNLNDVLYSLAMIYVASAAIDGVQRLFNQRKLVLVITTFPEDVSGAIMTKMGRGTTLLNAKGGYTGKEKTVIMTVVDSFRIKRLESTVFTIDPAAFVIIESTFSVLGKGFSVPR, encoded by the coding sequence ATGGCTGCATACAAAGGAGAATATAAATTGGATACTGAATTTGATGCAGTCATCAACCGTTTTCAGAAAATGAGTTACACCATCCCGTGGAACCTTTTTCTGCTGACTCTCGGTGGGTTCATTGCTGCCATAGCCATAAAAGCAATAATAATTCCGAACTCTTTTCTGCCTAGCGGGATTTCCGGTCTGGGGCTGCTGTTCTATTATATTTTTCCGCAGCTCAGTTCCGGGCTATGGATTTTCCTGCTTAATATCCCGGTATTCCTGATCGGCTGGTTTTTCATCAGCAAAAAATTCTTTTTCTATAGTTTTTACGGTCTGATCTCGCTCAGCTTTTTCATCGAGCTGGTTCCTTGGGCAATTCCATTTGCCGATAAATGGTTGGCAGTGCTTGCCGGGGGAGTTGTGCTGGGCATAGGGTCCGGGATTTCTCTGCGCTCACTTGGTTGCAGCGGCGGGATCGGGATTTTGCTGGTGCTGGCCCGCGAGAAGCTGGGTATCAAGCCCGGGCAGTTTTCCATGGGATTCAATGTCGTTGTGCTGGGAGTCGGTACATTTTGGCTTAATCTCAATGATGTTCTTTATTCTCTGGCAATGATATACGTAGCTTCAGCCGCCATTGACGGGGTGCAGCGTCTGTTTAACCAGCGTAAACTTGTGCTGGTCATCACCACTTTTCCCGAAGATGTGTCCGGGGCGATTATGACTAAGATGGGCAGGGGAACCACCTTGCTCAATGCCAAGGGTGGCTATACAGGCAAAGAAAAAACCGTGATCATGACTGTTGTGGATTCTTTCAGGATCAAGCGTCTTGAGTCCACTGTTTTTACCATTGATCCGGCGGCTTTTGTGATAATCGAATCAACCTTCAGCGTTCTCGGAAAAGGGTTTTCCGTACCGAGGTAG
- a CDS encoding arginine--tRNA ligase, producing MKAKQHLENVLGSILEAKGWEWPEKTVIEPPKDKKFGDMSANIAMMLSKQARMNPRAIAETIQSELDGDKYIEKVDIAGPGFLNFTFSNSFWQDLVPEVLTKGEEYGRSEIGKGTKIQVEYVSANPTGPLHIGHGRGAALGDCLVRILEFTGYDVEAEYYVNDAGRQMLILGNSIWVRLQQSQGRDIVDPEDFYKGEYIKDLAAEVLERNPGILDMSEDEAIAICREYGKDEILEGIKKDLAAFDVRHDVWFSEKSLVSVGKVEETFADLKKRGMAYEEDGALWFKSTELGDDKDRVLRKSNGDLTYFASDIAYHDDKYKRGFDIVVDIWGADHHGYVPRMQAAVEALGKKGQLDVILVQLVNLLRGGEQIAMSTRAGKFETLEDVVNEVGRDASRFMFLSRKSDSHLDFDLELVKQKTMDNPVYYVQYAHARICSVMRKAADQGIKIPAMDAAPLSALTNAEELNLMKLMDQFADVAENAGKNMSPHVISYYLRDLASALHRFYSMHHILSAEEDVIAARLVLLQAVARTLANGLSLLGVSAPESM from the coding sequence ATGAAAGCTAAACAACACCTTGAAAACGTTCTCGGTTCCATTCTCGAAGCCAAGGGCTGGGAATGGCCGGAAAAGACCGTTATCGAGCCTCCCAAAGACAAAAAATTCGGCGACATGTCCGCAAACATCGCCATGATGCTCTCCAAGCAGGCCAGAATGAATCCCCGCGCCATTGCGGAGACTATCCAGTCCGAACTGGACGGAGACAAATACATTGAAAAAGTTGATATCGCTGGACCGGGCTTCCTCAACTTCACTTTTTCCAACTCCTTCTGGCAGGACCTCGTTCCCGAAGTTCTGACTAAAGGAGAAGAGTATGGCCGCAGTGAAATCGGCAAAGGCACCAAGATTCAGGTGGAATACGTTTCCGCCAACCCCACCGGACCGCTGCATATCGGTCACGGTCGCGGTGCCGCTCTTGGTGACTGCCTTGTACGCATCCTCGAATTCACCGGATATGACGTGGAAGCCGAATACTACGTCAACGATGCCGGTCGCCAGATGCTCATCCTCGGCAACTCCATCTGGGTCCGCTTACAGCAGTCTCAGGGCCGCGACATTGTTGACCCCGAAGATTTCTACAAAGGTGAATACATCAAAGACCTCGCAGCCGAAGTACTGGAACGCAATCCCGGTATTCTCGATATGAGCGAAGATGAAGCCATCGCCATCTGCCGCGAATATGGTAAAGATGAAATTCTTGAAGGTATCAAGAAGGACCTCGCTGCCTTTGATGTGCGCCACGACGTATGGTTCTCCGAAAAGAGCCTCGTTTCCGTAGGTAAAGTTGAAGAGACCTTCGCCGACCTAAAAAAACGCGGCATGGCTTACGAAGAAGACGGCGCACTCTGGTTCAAATCCACCGAACTTGGTGATGACAAGGACCGTGTGCTGCGCAAGTCCAACGGAGACCTGACCTATTTCGCTTCCGACATCGCCTATCACGATGACAAATACAAACGTGGCTTCGACATTGTAGTCGACATCTGGGGCGCAGACCACCACGGTTATGTCCCCCGCATGCAGGCCGCTGTGGAAGCTCTCGGCAAAAAAGGACAGCTTGATGTAATCCTCGTACAGCTGGTCAACCTGCTGCGCGGCGGAGAACAGATCGCCATGTCCACCCGTGCCGGTAAATTTGAAACTCTCGAAGACGTGGTTAACGAAGTAGGTCGCGATGCTTCCCGCTTCATGTTCCTCTCCAGAAAGAGCGACAGCCACCTCGACTTCGACCTCGAACTGGTCAAGCAGAAGACCATGGATAACCCGGTCTACTACGTACAGTACGCCCACGCGCGTATCTGCTCCGTAATGCGTAAAGCTGCCGATCAGGGAATCAAAATTCCCGCCATGGACGCGGCTCCCCTTTCCGCTCTGACCAACGCGGAAGAACTGAACCTCATGAAGCTCATGGATCAGTTTGCAGACGTTGCTGAAAATGCAGGCAAAAACATGAGCCCGCACGTAATCAGCTACTACCTGCGCGACCTCGCCAGCGCACTGCACAGATTCTACTCCATGCACCACATCCTTTCCGCTGAGGAAGATGTAATCGCCGCAAGGCTGGTACTGTTGCAGGCAGTTGCAAGAACCCTTGCCAACGGCCTGAGCCTGCTTGGCGTTTCCGCTCCTGAAAGCATGTAA
- a CDS encoding SPOR domain-containing protein, whose translation MAAPRKKKTAPGQEKTFTFTFTMPEVIGLCAGAVAALCAFFVLGILLGRGYQPEKDMPEIAMMLPSQNNASGEVKGGVLKPEDLDYIDQLKKIPESAVKPEEPKKKVAAKIEKKAAPAKKTEPAKTEKPAVKVVKKTSEVQQPEPAVEIDNPEDVDAPKYNYVYQAASFGDDARAQTFADKLVSSGLDSYVEAGKGGNRTWYRVFVRHTGTADSTTGMKKVLAKYGIKKPLLKSKKAI comes from the coding sequence ATGGCTGCACCCAGAAAAAAGAAGACCGCTCCCGGTCAGGAAAAGACATTCACCTTTACCTTCACCATGCCCGAAGTCATTGGGCTATGTGCCGGGGCTGTTGCCGCCCTGTGCGCCTTCTTTGTGCTGGGAATTCTGCTGGGCCGAGGGTATCAGCCTGAAAAGGATATGCCCGAAATCGCCATGATGCTGCCCAGCCAAAACAACGCATCCGGGGAAGTAAAAGGCGGAGTGCTCAAACCCGAAGATCTGGACTACATTGACCAGCTCAAGAAAATACCTGAGTCCGCGGTAAAACCGGAAGAGCCAAAGAAAAAAGTAGCTGCCAAGATTGAAAAGAAAGCTGCTCCGGCAAAGAAAACGGAACCAGCAAAAACCGAGAAGCCTGCGGTAAAAGTAGTAAAAAAGACTTCTGAAGTTCAGCAACCGGAACCGGCAGTGGAAATCGATAACCCGGAAGATGTTGACGCGCCCAAATACAACTATGTATATCAGGCCGCATCATTCGGCGATGACGCAAGGGCACAGACTTTTGCCGATAAGCTGGTTTCAAGCGGACTCGATTCCTACGTTGAAGCCGGAAAAGGCGGCAACCGCACATGGTACCGGGTCTTTGTCCGCCACACAGGGACGGCAGACTCTACCACGGGCATGAAAAAAGTGCTCGCCAAGTACGGCATCAAGAAGCCGCTCCTGAAGAGCAAGAAAGCTATCTAA
- a CDS encoding response regulator, producing MSVEKILVVEDHNDTIELLKYNLTSSGYEVVTAMDGHKALDQAGKENPDLILLDLMLPGIDGLEVCRRLKQEVATQHIPVVMLTAKGEEVDRVVGLELGVDDYIVKPFSPRELVLRVKAVLRRSREVPESRRPGKWNREGLSVDFEAHTVECDGDLVALTATEFKLFSELLQHEGKVRTRDHLLDTVWDTHFEGYSRTVDTHIRRLRQKLGPYADYIETVRGVGYRFKNS from the coding sequence GTGTCAGTTGAGAAAATACTGGTTGTTGAAGACCATAACGATACTATTGAGTTGTTGAAGTACAATCTGACCTCTTCCGGTTACGAAGTTGTGACCGCTATGGACGGCCATAAAGCTTTGGATCAGGCCGGAAAGGAGAATCCTGACCTGATCCTGCTGGATCTCATGTTGCCCGGCATTGACGGGCTTGAAGTCTGCCGCAGGTTGAAGCAGGAGGTCGCCACTCAGCATATCCCGGTGGTCATGCTTACCGCCAAGGGTGAGGAAGTGGACCGGGTTGTGGGGCTTGAACTGGGCGTGGACGATTACATTGTCAAACCATTCAGTCCCCGTGAGCTGGTCCTGCGAGTCAAGGCCGTGCTGCGCCGCAGTCGTGAAGTTCCTGAGTCGCGCCGTCCCGGAAAATGGAACCGCGAAGGTCTTTCCGTGGATTTTGAAGCCCACACAGTGGAATGCGACGGCGATCTTGTGGCCCTGACCGCTACTGAGTTCAAGCTTTTTTCCGAATTGTTGCAGCATGAAGGCAAAGTGCGCACCCGCGATCACCTGCTTGATACTGTTTGGGATACACATTTCGAAGGGTATTCCAGAACCGTGGATACCCACATCCGCAGGCTGCGTCAGAAGCTCGGTCCTTATGCGGATTACATTGAGACTGTGCGCGGCGTGGGCTACCGTTTCAAGAATTCGTAG
- a CDS encoding methyl-accepting chemotaxis protein gives MSIRKQFITGCVVFCIALTVAIMWLVSDYARDTLMDQYRSKAEIMLHTMKAVRKHTGSVIRPKATEILPENKFVTELQSTSFTANGVFDRIPDLFRHELSFKTASTKPRNSDNLATNDEARIIEELDAMARAGQKPFIGEIRNINGIESFIVAEGEANKPSCMVCHGDPKDAPPSMKSRYPVKKDTGYYRKPGRIECAMISAIPLAAMNAASNQALGAVVFMGFIFIVVTLGFLLFGLNLIFSPVSQITNIAKEIASGDLNSANVSIRKMKNMAEGKFLAGRIIRPGNEIGNLVTSFETMISGLSELIGEVQSSGDNVSVAGNKIRSTAEHIDSAVNRQAASTNEVTATSRLISKTSKNLVEVMADVADSASESAHMAETLQGNIERREQSLIRLVDSTDNVSLRLAAINEKASRINHIVTKIARISDQTNLLSLNAAIEAEKAGQFGQGFSVVAREMRRLADQTVIAAEDIELMVRDMQSAVSSGVMEMETFNHEVRSSVDEVEKMSADLGQIVDQVRVLKPRFVDVSRSMGDQADSAEQISDAMGDLSETAAGTTEYLEEFKRTVASLNYTVHSLTGAVDGFQTVEDDFFSSSDEKEEPAKDKSESEPEN, from the coding sequence ATGAGTATCCGCAAACAGTTCATAACCGGGTGTGTGGTTTTCTGCATAGCCCTGACCGTGGCCATAATGTGGCTGGTTTCAGATTATGCACGTGACACCCTGATGGATCAGTACCGGTCCAAGGCAGAGATCATGCTGCACACTATGAAAGCAGTGCGCAAGCATACCGGATCTGTGATCCGGCCCAAGGCCACTGAAATTCTGCCGGAAAATAAGTTTGTAACTGAGTTGCAGTCCACTTCCTTTACCGCCAATGGCGTGTTCGATCGTATTCCCGATCTTTTCAGGCATGAGCTGAGCTTTAAAACTGCTTCCACAAAGCCGCGCAATTCTGACAATCTGGCCACCAATGATGAGGCTCGAATTATTGAGGAACTCGACGCCATGGCCCGGGCCGGGCAAAAGCCCTTTATCGGAGAGATTCGCAATATTAACGGCATTGAGTCGTTTATCGTAGCAGAAGGGGAGGCGAACAAGCCCTCCTGCATGGTCTGCCATGGTGATCCCAAGGACGCGCCTCCGTCCATGAAAAGCAGATATCCGGTCAAGAAGGACACGGGTTACTACCGCAAGCCGGGGCGTATTGAATGCGCTATGATTTCGGCCATTCCGCTGGCGGCTATGAATGCTGCTTCTAATCAGGCTCTTGGTGCGGTGGTCTTCATGGGATTTATTTTTATAGTGGTGACCCTCGGTTTTCTGCTTTTCGGCCTGAACCTTATTTTTAGCCCGGTTTCTCAGATTACCAACATTGCTAAGGAAATTGCCTCCGGTGACTTGAACAGTGCCAATGTTTCCATTCGTAAGATGAAGAATATGGCAGAAGGAAAATTCCTTGCAGGCAGGATTATCCGGCCCGGAAACGAAATCGGCAATCTGGTGACTTCCTTTGAAACTATGATTTCCGGTCTTTCAGAGCTGATTGGTGAAGTGCAGTCTTCCGGAGATAATGTCTCAGTGGCCGGAAACAAGATCAGGTCCACTGCCGAGCACATTGATTCCGCAGTAAACAGACAGGCCGCCTCCACCAACGAAGTAACCGCTACCAGCAGGTTGATTAGCAAGACTTCCAAGAATCTGGTGGAAGTGATGGCTGATGTTGCCGATAGTGCCAGCGAGTCCGCTCATATGGCCGAGACCCTGCAAGGCAATATCGAACGGCGTGAACAATCTTTGATCAGGCTCGTTGATTCAACTGACAATGTTTCATTGCGGCTGGCGGCCATCAACGAAAAGGCCAGCAGGATCAACCATATTGTAACTAAGATTGCCAGAATTTCCGATCAGACCAATCTACTCTCGCTTAACGCGGCTATTGAAGCGGAAAAGGCCGGACAGTTCGGTCAGGGCTTTTCCGTGGTTGCCCGCGAGATGCGGAGGCTGGCCGACCAGACGGTCATTGCCGCAGAAGATATCGAACTCATGGTCAGGGACATGCAATCCGCAGTCAGTTCCGGAGTCATGGAAATGGAAACCTTCAACCATGAAGTGCGTTCCAGCGTGGATGAAGTGGAAAAAATGAGTGCTGATCTGGGGCAGATTGTGGATCAGGTCCGGGTGCTTAAACCCCGTTTTGTGGATGTTTCCCGCTCTATGGGTGATCAGGCCGACAGTGCTGAGCAGATCAGTGATGCCATGGGTGATCTTAGTGAGACCGCTGCCGGAACCACGGAATATCTCGAAGAATTCAAGCGTACTGTGGCAAGTTTGAACTACACCGTACATAGTTTGACCGGTGCTGTTGACGGTTTCCAGACTGTTGAGGATGATTTTTTCTCCTCATCGGACGAAAAGGAAGAGCCTGCAAAGGATAAAAGCGAATCGGAGCCGGAGAATTAA
- a CDS encoding response regulator: protein MTEVKEQLLTEHKINVLLIDDQPMVGEAVRRMLEGEEDIDFHFVSDPTKAIPTAEALQPTVILQDLVMPEIDGMTMVKFMRVNSKLKDIPLIVLSTKEEPATKAEAFALGANDYLVKLPDRIELLARIRYHSKGYINLLQRNEAYEQLRESRDEMRKELAVAADYVTSLLPDPVKEGNIQADWRFIPSASLGGDSFGYHWLDDEHFAMYLLDVCDHGVGSALLSVSAMNVLRSQTLPDTDFLKPDEVLTSLNDSFQMDQQNNLYFTMWYGIYRKSDRTLTFSSGGHPPALLISAGETQQLRTPGMIVGGMPDMTYTSDSVIVEPGSRFFLYSDGVYELKKVSDGKMWEFEEFSGFMKGTAGELGKPIDQLIDHTRQLQGGELYEDDFSMVEFVFA from the coding sequence ATGACCGAAGTCAAAGAGCAACTGCTCACCGAACATAAGATTAATGTTCTGCTGATAGATGACCAGCCCATGGTGGGCGAGGCTGTGCGGCGCATGCTTGAAGGCGAGGAAGACATTGATTTCCACTTTGTGAGCGACCCGACCAAGGCCATCCCTACTGCTGAAGCGTTGCAGCCCACAGTTATTTTACAGGACCTTGTTATGCCTGAGATTGACGGTATGACCATGGTCAAGTTCATGCGGGTCAATTCCAAGCTAAAGGATATTCCCCTGATCGTTCTTTCCACCAAGGAAGAGCCGGCCACTAAGGCCGAGGCTTTCGCCCTTGGTGCCAACGATTATCTGGTCAAACTTCCTGATCGTATCGAGCTTCTGGCCCGCATCCGTTACCACTCCAAGGGTTACATCAACCTGTTGCAGAGGAACGAGGCCTATGAACAATTGCGTGAAAGCAGAGATGAAATGCGTAAGGAACTGGCAGTTGCTGCCGATTACGTAACATCGCTGTTGCCGGACCCGGTTAAAGAGGGAAATATTCAGGCGGACTGGCGTTTTATTCCTTCCGCATCACTGGGCGGGGATTCCTTCGGCTACCACTGGCTCGATGATGAGCATTTTGCCATGTATCTACTTGATGTTTGTGATCACGGGGTCGGCTCGGCACTGCTTTCTGTTTCAGCCATGAACGTGCTCCGCTCCCAGACCTTGCCGGATACAGATTTCCTTAAACCGGACGAAGTGCTGACATCTCTGAACGATTCTTTTCAGATGGATCAGCAGAACAACCTTTATTTCACCATGTGGTACGGAATATATCGTAAATCGGACCGGACCTTAACCTTTTCAAGCGGCGGACATCCACCGGCTTTGCTGATTTCGGCCGGGGAAACGCAGCAGTTGCGTACTCCGGGAATGATTGTGGGCGGCATGCCAGATATGACCTACACCAGTGACAGCGTGATAGTTGAACCGGGATCGCGTTTCTTTCTTTACAGTGATGGAGTTTACGAGCTGAAGAAGGTTTCCGACGGTAAAATGTGGGAGTTCGAGGAGTTCTCCGGGTTCATGAAAGGGACTGCGGGAGAGCTTGGTAAGCCTATTGATCAGCTTATAGACCACACCCGTCAGTTGCAGGGCGGCGAGCTTTACGAGGATGATTTTTCCATGGTGGAGTTTGTCTTTGCCTAA
- a CDS encoding chemotaxis response regulator protein-glutamate methylesterase — protein MRIGIVNDQALAVDVLKKVVTAAGHEIAWSAHNGEKAVEKCCADLPDLVLMDLVMPVLDGVGATQGIMQKCPCAILVVTANIESNSTKVFEAMGAGALDVVTTPRQENGGIEGGDELLSKISVIGKLQGNKRAKAVSKPITKVRMVPPLLAIGSSTGGPSALATLLGALPEDFPAAIAIAQHVDGHFSENLAQWLDGQTGIKVELARSGMVMQPGKAVIAPGDRHMRMGPGGMVELTNGPGENLYVPSVDVLFDSLCCAGFPSNSVAVLLTGMGADGAIGMCDLRNSGWMTVAQDKESSVVWGMPGAAVKMGAAREICSIEDMAALLVRHFKKRFRS, from the coding sequence ATGAGAATAGGTATTGTAAATGATCAGGCACTGGCAGTTGATGTCCTCAAGAAGGTGGTCACCGCTGCCGGGCATGAAATTGCCTGGAGTGCTCATAACGGAGAAAAGGCGGTAGAGAAGTGCTGCGCCGACTTACCGGATCTGGTGCTTATGGATCTGGTTATGCCGGTGCTTGATGGAGTCGGAGCCACGCAGGGGATCATGCAGAAGTGTCCCTGTGCTATTCTGGTTGTTACTGCCAATATCGAAAGCAACTCGACCAAGGTTTTTGAGGCTATGGGAGCTGGGGCACTTGATGTGGTCACCACTCCCCGTCAGGAAAACGGAGGCATAGAAGGCGGAGATGAGCTTCTTTCAAAAATTTCAGTAATCGGCAAGCTGCAAGGCAACAAAAGGGCAAAAGCGGTTTCCAAGCCAATAACAAAGGTCAGAATGGTTCCCCCTCTGCTGGCAATAGGCAGCTCTACCGGAGGACCTTCCGCTCTAGCAACTCTGCTGGGAGCCTTGCCGGAGGATTTTCCGGCGGCCATTGCCATTGCCCAGCATGTGGACGGACATTTTTCCGAAAATCTGGCTCAGTGGCTGGACGGACAGACCGGGATAAAAGTTGAGCTTGCCCGCAGCGGTATGGTTATGCAGCCCGGCAAGGCTGTTATTGCCCCCGGTGACCGACATATGCGCATGGGGCCGGGGGGCATGGTTGAATTGACCAACGGTCCCGGTGAAAATTTATATGTGCCCTCTGTGGATGTTCTTTTTGACAGTTTATGTTGTGCCGGATTTCCATCCAACTCCGTTGCGGTTCTGCTGACAGGCATGGGAGCTGATGGAGCAATAGGCATGTGCGATCTCAGGAATTCAGGTTGGATGACCGTGGCCCAGGACAAGGAGTCCAGCGTGGTCTGGGGCATGCCCGGTGCGGCTGTGAAAATGGGTGCTGCGCGTGAGATTTGTTCCATTGAAGATATGGCGGCGTTGCTGGTAAGGCATTTTAAAAAACGTTTCAGGAGTTAG
- a CDS encoding response regulator has product MTRDMADLSMLELFRMEAGNHTQVLEEGVPGLAADVSPEKVQPLIHAAHALKGSARIVGLAEAVELSQAMESVLDRCSGSEDFPAQQAIDGLLDGARFLHSLAEVEAEEMDGWLAERKGELTSLLERIASAEFTEGSAAQDSELVQTSDSEPSSQPQEEGQPVEPQSSPEKEILPADPVQEAAPSKEEIPLADLSMLDLFRMEAESHSHALNVGLLELEKDQAPDKVEPLMRAAHSMKGAARIVGLTDAVALAHSMEDLLVACQKGETVLDAGQIDLLLAATDIYRDVSQLETDAIQGFLSESRPFMDQMEKALRGDEEAAAKVCSKVCPSGMPASLVEQVEQPPAASSVPPATETDSATGDSVQEVPVNKKTAAKENSAPVQGMRAPEDSVVRVSAGNLNRLMALAGESLVESGRLGEFASSLLRLKGGHRDLGKILEESCERVRHGETAEDVVDNLKTSLMECQSMLGRHINEFDLFRRRNDNVSGRLYHEVIASRMRPFSDGGRGFPRLVRDLARSLAKEVDFVIEGETTSVDRDILEKLEAPLNHLIRNAVDHGIEMPDDRIAAGKVSTGTIRVMAGHRAGMLFIEVRDDGQGLDPERIRAKVVERKLAPARMAAEMSRAELMEFLFLPGFSTAGKVTEISGRGVGLDVVHAMVQEVGGTVRADSQPGEGMSFSMQLPLTLSVIRTLLVKIADQPYAIPLSRISRIASVFPEQLKLAEDRQYVSLDGANVGLVPAAQILGVTSHQLEDEGLKVVVISDRMNRYGLVVDDFLGEQDLVVRPLDHRLGKVPDVNSVAMMPDGSPVLILDAEDLVRSIDNLLSGGRLSKVGMESVESGPVQKILVVDDSLTVREVERKLLANHGYEVDTAVDGQDGFNAVISGDYDLVVTDVDMPRMNGLELTRKIKDNPDLKAIPVMMVSYKDRKEDKLRGLEAGADYYLTKSSFHDETLLSAVEDLIGGAGK; this is encoded by the coding sequence GTGACGCGAGATATGGCGGATCTTTCCATGCTGGAACTCTTTCGCATGGAGGCGGGTAACCATACACAGGTGCTGGAAGAAGGAGTGCCCGGTCTGGCTGCTGACGTTTCCCCGGAAAAGGTACAGCCTCTCATTCATGCGGCCCATGCCTTGAAAGGCTCGGCTCGTATTGTGGGTCTGGCTGAGGCGGTGGAACTCTCGCAGGCCATGGAAAGTGTGCTGGACAGATGTTCCGGATCAGAAGATTTTCCGGCTCAGCAAGCTATTGATGGATTGCTTGATGGCGCGCGTTTTCTGCATTCCCTTGCCGAAGTGGAAGCTGAGGAAATGGACGGCTGGCTGGCAGAAAGAAAAGGTGAACTGACTTCTTTGCTTGAACGCATTGCATCTGCGGAATTCACAGAAGGTTCTGCGGCTCAAGATTCGGAGCTTGTTCAAACTTCTGACTCCGAACCGTCTTCGCAGCCGCAGGAAGAAGGCCAGCCTGTTGAACCGCAAAGCTCGCCTGAAAAAGAAATTTTACCCGCTGATCCGGTGCAGGAAGCTGCCCCGTCCAAAGAGGAGATTCCTCTTGCTGATCTTTCCATGCTCGATCTTTTCCGTATGGAGGCAGAGAGTCATTCCCATGCCCTGAATGTCGGGTTGCTGGAGCTGGAAAAGGATCAGGCCCCGGATAAGGTGGAACCGCTCATGCGCGCGGCCCATTCCATGAAAGGCGCAGCCCGTATTGTAGGGCTGACCGATGCCGTGGCCCTTGCCCATTCCATGGAAGATCTGCTGGTGGCCTGTCAGAAGGGCGAAACTGTCCTTGATGCCGGTCAGATTGATCTGCTTCTGGCGGCAACAGATATTTATCGCGATGTTTCCCAGCTTGAAACAGATGCCATTCAGGGATTTTTGAGCGAAAGCAGACCGTTCATGGATCAGATGGAAAAGGCATTGCGCGGGGATGAGGAAGCAGCAGCCAAAGTTTGTTCCAAGGTTTGCCCGTCAGGAATGCCGGCTTCTCTTGTGGAGCAGGTAGAACAGCCTCCGGCAGCATCTTCGGTACCCCCGGCGACTGAAACAGATTCCGCAACGGGTGATTCTGTACAGGAAGTCCCAGTCAATAAAAAAACAGCAGCCAAGGAAAATTCCGCACCTGTGCAGGGAATGCGCGCACCGGAAGATTCCGTGGTCCGTGTTTCGGCCGGAAATTTGAACAGGCTCATGGCTCTTGCCGGGGAAAGCCTTGTGGAGTCTGGCAGGCTGGGTGAATTCGCTTCTTCTTTGCTGAGGCTTAAAGGCGGACATCGGGACCTTGGTAAAATTCTGGAAGAATCTTGCGAGCGGGTCCGTCATGGTGAGACAGCCGAAGATGTGGTGGATAATCTCAAGACGTCTTTGATGGAATGTCAGTCAATGCTTGGTCGGCACATTAATGAATTTGATCTGTTTCGCAGACGGAATGACAATGTTTCCGGTAGACTTTACCACGAGGTTATCGCCAGCCGCATGCGTCCTTTTTCTGACGGCGGGCGCGGTTTTCCCCGTCTGGTACGTGATTTGGCCCGTTCATTGGCCAAGGAAGTTGATTTCGTCATAGAAGGTGAAACAACTTCCGTGGACCGCGATATTTTGGAAAAGCTGGAAGCTCCACTGAATCATTTAATCAGGAACGCTGTAGACCACGGTATAGAAATGCCTGATGATCGTATTGCAGCGGGAAAGGTTTCCACCGGAACCATTCGGGTTATGGCCGGACACCGGGCCGGAATGCTCTTTATTGAAGTGCGTGATGACGGTCAGGGCTTGGACCCGGAACGGATCAGGGCCAAGGTTGTGGAGCGCAAGCTTGCCCCGGCACGCATGGCTGCGGAAATGAGCCGGGCCGAGCTTATGGAATTTCTTTTTCTGCCCGGTTTTTCCACTGCCGGAAAAGTCACTGAAATTTCCGGGCGCGGGGTCGGGCTGGATGTTGTCCATGCCATGGTTCAGGAAGTGGGCGGCACTGTCCGCGCGGATTCACAGCCCGGAGAGGGCATGTCTTTTTCCATGCAGCTGCCTTTGACTCTTTCGGTAATCCGTACTCTGCTGGTGAAGATTGCGGACCAGCCTTACGCCATTCCTTTGAGTCGCATCAGCCGCATTGCCTCGGTTTTTCCGGAGCAGCTCAAGCTGGCTGAGGATCGTCAGTATGTTTCGCTGGACGGGGCAAATGTGGGTTTGGTGCCCGCAGCCCAGATTCTGGGGGTGACATCCCATCAGCTGGAAGATGAAGGTCTGAAGGTGGTGGTCATCAGTGACCGTATGAACAGGTACGGACTGGTGGTGGATGATTTCTTAGGCGAGCAGGATCTTGTGGTCCGTCCGCTGGATCACAGGCTGGGCAAGGTCCCGGACGTTAACTCTGTAGCCATGATGCCTGACGGTTCTCCGGTGCTGATTCTTGATGCTGAGGACCTTGTGCGTTCCATCGATAACCTCCTTTCCGGCGGCAGACTGAGCAAGGTGGGTATGGAATCCGTAGAAAGCGGCCCGGTGCAGAAGATTCTGGTGGTGGATGATTCACTTACCGTGCGTGAAGTGGAACGCAAGCTGCTGGCCAACCATGGTTACGAAGTGGATACGGCAGTAGATGGTCAAGATGGTTTTAATGCGGTTATCTCAGGTGATTATGATCTTGTAGTAACTGATGTGGACATGCCGCGTATGAACGGTTTGGAACTTACCCGTAAGATTAAGGACAACCCGGATTTGAAAGCTATCCCGGTGATGATGGTTTCATATAAGGACCGTAAGGAAGATAAGCTCCGGGGACTTGAAGCGGGTGCTGATTATTATTTAACCAAGAGCAGTTTTCATGATGAGACCCTGCTTTCGGCAGTTGAAGATCTGATAGGCGGGGCTGGGAAATGA